A portion of the uncultured Fibrobacter sp. genome contains these proteins:
- a CDS encoding RNA methyltransferase: protein MEFFDYYEKLFGERWPALLESLKGEGRATELRFGEGLEPYYLDEASVFAAKALGVRPGDQVLDMCAAPGGKTLVIASMLQGNGFLQSNDRSPDRRLRLQRVIENSLPEAWREIIKVTGYDGMKFGLHKKECFDKILLDAPCSSDRHVLNSPSHLEVWSAKRVKRLSVEQGALLASAVDALKPGGTVVYGTCALSPMENDDVVRKILKKRPTMCSVEIEELLPGADRTEFGVHILPDRSEGRGPIYCAKLSKVESV, encoded by the coding sequence ATGGAATTTTTCGACTACTACGAGAAACTTTTCGGTGAACGCTGGCCTGCTTTGCTTGAATCCCTGAAAGGGGAGGGGCGTGCGACAGAACTTCGTTTTGGCGAAGGTCTTGAACCCTATTATTTGGACGAAGCATCCGTTTTTGCGGCGAAGGCGCTCGGTGTGCGTCCCGGAGACCAGGTCCTTGACATGTGCGCAGCCCCCGGTGGAAAGACTTTGGTGATCGCCTCGATGCTTCAGGGAAATGGTTTTTTACAAAGTAACGATCGCTCGCCGGATAGGCGCTTGAGGCTCCAGCGCGTGATTGAAAACTCTTTGCCGGAGGCCTGGAGAGAAATTATCAAGGTGACTGGATACGATGGTATGAAATTTGGACTGCACAAGAAGGAATGTTTCGATAAAATTCTTCTGGATGCTCCGTGTTCTTCGGACCGTCATGTTCTGAATTCTCCGTCGCATCTGGAAGTCTGGTCTGCAAAACGCGTGAAAAGGCTTTCCGTGGAGCAGGGTGCCCTTCTTGCCTCGGCGGTGGATGCCCTGAAACCCGGTGGAACGGTGGTTTATGGTACTTGTGCCCTTTCTCCGATGGAAAACGACGATGTGGTTCGGAAAATCCTCAAAAAGCGCCCAACAATGTGTTCTGTTGAAATTGAGGAATTGTTGCCCGGTGCCGACCGTACGGAATTCGGAGTCCATATACTGCCCGACCGCTCCGAAGGTCGCGGCCCCATCTATTGCGCAAAGCTTTCGAAGGTCGAATCAGTTTAA
- the murA gene encoding UDP-N-acetylglucosamine 1-carboxyvinyltransferase → MYQFIVPQVKKPLEGEVEISGAKNAVLAVMAAALLADGVSEITNVPHLKDMKTMSDVLRVIGCHISGEAHVLKIDTRGADHLEAPYELVKTMRASFYVLGPLVARFGRCRVSLPGGCAWGPRPVDLHLKGLEALGAKITVTHGYVEATCEGRLPGGTFHFPISSVGATVNVLMAATLAKGTSVLQNAALEPEIDNLVDYLIGMGAKIQGRGTRTLTVTGVESLRPGNGVTIPDRIEAGTYLCGAAITRGRVKVTKIIPEHIASTLDAFREMNCKVSVGPDWAEVDARDVELKPITIQTLPFPGYPTDMQAPLMATLLSVPGNSVIQDTVYNDRFKHVAEMQRLGANITLNGNTATIKGGEKLSGADVMGSDLRASAALVLAALIAEGETKISRIYHLDRGYEDFEAKMAKLGAKVERVVIDADEP, encoded by the coding sequence ATGTACCAGTTTATTGTTCCCCAAGTCAAGAAGCCGCTCGAAGGCGAAGTTGAAATTTCCGGGGCAAAGAATGCAGTGCTCGCCGTAATGGCAGCAGCCCTCTTGGCCGACGGCGTATCCGAAATCACGAACGTCCCGCACCTCAAGGACATGAAGACCATGTCCGACGTGTTGCGCGTCATCGGTTGCCATATCAGCGGCGAAGCCCATGTGCTAAAAATTGACACCCGTGGAGCCGACCACCTGGAAGCCCCTTATGAACTCGTGAAGACGATGCGCGCAAGTTTCTACGTTCTCGGACCTCTCGTGGCACGCTTCGGCCGTTGCCGCGTTTCGCTCCCGGGCGGATGCGCCTGGGGCCCGCGCCCGGTCGACCTGCATTTGAAGGGACTCGAGGCGCTCGGTGCGAAGATTACCGTGACGCACGGCTATGTCGAGGCCACCTGCGAAGGCCGCCTCCCCGGCGGCACCTTCCATTTTCCGATTTCAAGCGTGGGCGCCACGGTGAACGTGCTGATGGCAGCAACCCTTGCCAAGGGAACAAGCGTCCTGCAGAATGCTGCCCTTGAGCCAGAAATCGACAACCTCGTCGATTACCTCATCGGCATGGGCGCAAAAATTCAGGGCCGCGGTACGCGCACCCTGACGGTGACAGGCGTAGAATCCCTACGCCCCGGCAATGGCGTAACCATCCCCGACCGCATTGAGGCAGGCACCTATCTCTGCGGCGCCGCCATTACCCGCGGCCGCGTGAAAGTCACCAAGATTATCCCCGAACATATTGCTTCTACCCTCGACGCCTTCCGCGAAATGAACTGCAAGGTGAGCGTCGGCCCCGACTGGGCCGAAGTCGATGCACGCGACGTGGAACTCAAGCCGATCACCATCCAAACGCTTCCGTTCCCGGGCTACCCCACTGACATGCAGGCGCCGCTCATGGCAACGCTCCTCTCGGTCCCCGGCAACAGCGTCATCCAGGACACCGTCTACAACGACCGCTTTAAGCATGTGGCCGAAATGCAACGCCTGGGCGCAAACATCACGCTCAACGGCAACACCGCCACCATCAAGGGCGGAGAAAAGCTCTCTGGTGCAGACGTCATGGGCTCCGACCTGCGCGCCTCCGCCGCGCTCGTCCTCGCCGCTTTGATTGCCGAAGGCGAAACCAAGATTAGCCGCATCTACCACCTCGACCGCGGCTACGAAGATTTCGAAGCGAAGATGGCAAAGCTCGGCGCCAAAGTCGAGCGAGTCGTCATCGACGCCGACGAACCGTAG
- a CDS encoding tetratricopeptide repeat protein produces the protein MKRILLIAGLASFALTGCSQMTVLRTQEMKAVGAEVQTSLDSAVQSLSAQNDSLRAELDSTKAMLDAASLAQKRMQAEITMLSRRVSDESERNDSRQEEIIYRLDMLLGKSDKILAKKVVVSGAPAPVSMDSLEREAEKLVEAEAMFNTARSDYHRGEFKLAYSGFKQVYEQMKEGELAENSLYWMALCLIDVNQVDKAKKVFARMSEAFPDGQKTCPALFKLSTLYGEDCDIDMQKQYLQKILSTKSCERSAEFEQAAEMLQEILEKEDKKAAGEPVDACVPVVRESKMPSARVKPAEGSASEPTASTTAESTEAAL, from the coding sequence ATGAAACGAATTCTTTTAATAGCGGGTTTGGCTTCGTTCGCCCTTACAGGCTGTAGCCAGATGACGGTGCTACGTACCCAGGAAATGAAGGCTGTCGGGGCGGAAGTCCAGACGAGCTTGGATTCTGCGGTGCAGAGCTTGTCTGCGCAGAACGATTCGCTGCGTGCCGAACTTGATTCGACCAAGGCGATGCTCGATGCAGCCTCGCTTGCACAGAAACGTATGCAGGCCGAAATCACGATGCTTTCGCGTCGCGTGTCCGATGAATCCGAACGTAATGATTCCAGGCAGGAAGAAATCATCTACCGCTTGGATATGCTTCTCGGCAAGTCCGACAAGATCTTGGCGAAGAAGGTCGTTGTAAGCGGAGCTCCTGCTCCTGTTTCGATGGATAGCCTGGAGCGCGAGGCGGAAAAGCTCGTGGAAGCCGAGGCTATGTTCAACACGGCCCGTTCGGATTACCACCGCGGTGAATTCAAGTTGGCCTACAGCGGATTCAAGCAGGTTTACGAGCAGATGAAAGAAGGCGAACTCGCCGAGAATTCGCTTTACTGGATGGCGCTCTGCCTGATCGATGTGAATCAGGTGGACAAGGCAAAAAAGGTATTTGCACGAATGTCGGAAGCCTTCCCCGATGGTCAAAAGACCTGCCCTGCCTTGTTCAAGCTCTCTACCCTTTATGGCGAAGATTGTGACATCGATATGCAGAAGCAGTATCTGCAGAAGATTCTTTCGACCAAGTCCTGCGAAAGGTCTGCCGAATTTGAACAGGCGGCTGAAATGTTGCAGGAAATCCTGGAGAAAGAAGACAAGAAAGCTGCCGGCGAACCGGTGGATGCCTGCGTGCCTGTTGTTCGTGAATCCAAGATGCCTTCTGCCCGCGTAAAGCCTGCCGAAGGTAGTGCTTCTGAACCTACGGCAAGTACAACTGCTGAATCTACAGAAGCCGCACTGTAA
- a CDS encoding biopolymer transporter ExbD, producing the protein MKRSRGKELKQEMNLTNMIDIVFAILIVFIISAPLMSQGVKVDLPKAEAPTMEQEKLLKVSITKNEELYIADMMVDFGSFNNVFKSLWNGEMAVVINADESVNYGLVMKVVTQVQKLGVTKLGFLTMNPKEKPGRD; encoded by the coding sequence GTGAAGCGCAGTCGCGGAAAAGAACTTAAGCAGGAGATGAACCTCACGAACATGATCGACATCGTGTTCGCGATTCTGATTGTGTTCATCATTTCTGCGCCTCTCATGAGTCAGGGCGTCAAGGTGGACTTGCCCAAGGCGGAAGCCCCGACCATGGAGCAGGAAAAACTTTTGAAGGTTTCCATCACGAAAAACGAGGAACTCTATATCGCCGATATGATGGTCGATTTCGGGAGCTTCAACAACGTGTTCAAGTCGCTCTGGAATGGCGAGATGGCGGTTGTCATCAATGCTGACGAGTCGGTGAACTACGGTCTTGTGATGAAAGTGGTGACCCAGGTACAGAAACTCGGTGTCACAAAGCTCGGATTCCTGACGATGAATCCCAAGGAAAAGCCGGGACGGGACTAG
- a CDS encoding alpha/beta hydrolase, with protein MQNIKTLLKNSLFRLLRIAGILAIIYVSMVFYLALTERRNAFPRAIYHKEANEAIQGKVRPLICTLEDGIVLNGFSMGNESAPVMLYFPEADEDAAQFLAQVNTLPQINVVTFNYRGSAQNKGTPSEENFMADARQIFECASQVNGNTPNILAGHGMGAIPAAEFMDTGKTLLLIDPIFDIAESIAQKYKALYPDFLVRTSLKANTGKLAKYAENVYLIYDRKSSEPQTRKTAEKIQYRDSFVRGGEHLSTIILKAINKNLSK; from the coding sequence ATGCAGAATATAAAGACGCTCCTCAAGAATTCCCTGTTTCGGCTGCTGCGCATCGCAGGCATTTTAGCCATTATATACGTAAGCATGGTATTTTACCTCGCCCTTACGGAACGCAGGAATGCATTTCCGCGCGCCATTTACCATAAAGAAGCGAACGAGGCCATTCAAGGCAAGGTAAGGCCGCTCATCTGCACCCTGGAAGACGGCATCGTACTGAACGGCTTTAGCATGGGTAACGAGAGCGCTCCCGTCATGCTCTACTTTCCCGAAGCAGACGAAGACGCCGCCCAATTTCTTGCGCAAGTAAACACTCTCCCGCAAATAAACGTAGTCACCTTCAATTACCGAGGATCCGCCCAGAACAAAGGAACTCCTAGCGAGGAAAACTTCATGGCAGATGCCAGGCAGATTTTCGAATGTGCCTCCCAGGTCAACGGAAACACGCCCAACATCCTTGCCGGACACGGTATGGGAGCCATTCCCGCAGCCGAATTCATGGATACAGGCAAGACACTCCTTCTCATCGACCCCATTTTCGACATCGCCGAATCCATCGCGCAAAAATACAAGGCTCTCTACCCGGATTTCCTTGTCCGCACAAGCCTCAAGGCGAATACAGGCAAACTCGCAAAGTACGCCGAAAACGTTTATCTTATTTACGATAGGAAATCTTCGGAGCCGCAAACACGTAAAACCGCCGAGAAGATTCAGTACCGCGACAGCTTTGTCCGTGGTGGCGAACATTTATCTACAATTATTTTGAAAGCAATAAATAAGAATTTATCGAAATAA
- a CDS encoding OmpA family protein: MKHLVKLAMVASAAALCLVACAKKEPPKTEPEAEPAPAAVEPAPAAAPNADSLAAEQARLEAERLAAERARLEAERARLEALINQIMSEDVYFDFDRSELTEKAKELLAQVGELLIKEERFTITIEGHTDARGTEDYNFTLGAKRAMKVKEFLAAYGIDSKRMESVSYGKEAPKVEGSNEEAYSQNRRANFRVNIKE; encoded by the coding sequence ATGAAACACCTCGTTAAACTCGCCATGGTAGCCTCTGCGGCAGCGCTTTGTCTTGTCGCCTGCGCAAAGAAGGAACCGCCTAAGACGGAACCTGAAGCAGAACCCGCTCCGGCTGCAGTGGAACCTGCCCCGGCTGCTGCTCCGAATGCTGATTCTTTGGCTGCAGAACAGGCTCGCCTCGAAGCGGAACGCCTTGCTGCAGAACGTGCTCGTCTTGAAGCAGAACGTGCCCGCCTCGAAGCTCTTATCAACCAGATCATGAGCGAAGATGTGTACTTTGACTTTGACCGCTCCGAACTCACCGAAAAGGCCAAGGAACTGTTGGCTCAGGTGGGCGAACTCCTGATCAAGGAAGAACGCTTTACGATTACCATCGAAGGTCACACGGATGCCCGCGGTACCGAAGATTACAACTTCACTCTCGGTGCAAAGCGTGCCATGAAGGTGAAGGAATTCCTCGCCGCTTACGGTATCGACAGCAAGCGCATGGAATCGGTGAGCTACGGTAAGGAAGCTCCGAAGGTCGAAGGTTCTAACGAAGAAGCTTACTCCCAGAACCGTCGCGCCAACTTCCGCGTGAACATCAAGGAATAA
- a CDS encoding energy transducer TonB translates to MSADRNIQYFSSSGDGMMVKIIVCAVVFHLLIAGICIAFHFVNFKHEPEPIPVFEMVQVNQVMPRPQPPKPKPVEPKPEPKPQEPKPKPEPKPKVDKQLPPEPKVEEKPPEPDPEPVEEPQPEPEPEPEPVDDFAVDDLDLPTAVEAPSLNPVGSVDMDPLMQVYLERLKQIIMSNFNPPSNLNVRRDVKTTVQFTVDRFGGITAITLKRSSGNKTWDHLSVRAVQISKVPELPPNFRAPSLVLHFNFTPN, encoded by the coding sequence GTGAGCGCAGATAGAAACATCCAGTATTTTTCGTCCAGTGGCGACGGAATGATGGTGAAGATCATCGTTTGTGCGGTGGTCTTTCACTTGCTGATTGCGGGAATCTGTATCGCGTTTCATTTTGTGAATTTCAAGCACGAGCCGGAACCGATTCCCGTATTCGAAATGGTTCAGGTGAATCAGGTGATGCCGCGCCCGCAACCGCCCAAGCCGAAGCCGGTAGAACCAAAACCGGAACCCAAGCCGCAGGAACCTAAACCCAAGCCTGAACCAAAGCCCAAGGTTGACAAGCAACTGCCGCCCGAACCGAAGGTCGAGGAAAAACCGCCAGAACCTGATCCGGAGCCTGTAGAAGAGCCCCAGCCGGAACCAGAACCGGAGCCGGAACCGGTCGATGATTTTGCGGTCGATGATTTGGACTTGCCAACGGCTGTCGAGGCCCCGAGCTTGAATCCGGTGGGATCTGTGGATATGGATCCTCTGATGCAAGTTTATCTGGAACGATTGAAACAAATTATCATGAGCAATTTCAACCCGCCTTCAAACTTGAACGTGCGTCGTGACGTGAAGACAACTGTCCAGTTTACGGTGGACCGTTTTGGCGGTATTACGGCGATTACCCTGAAACGCAGTTCTGGCAACAAGACTTGGGACCATTTGTCGGTGCGTGCCGTGCAGATATCGAAGGTGCCGGAACTTCCTCCGAACTTTAGAGCCCCTTCGCTCGTACTACACTTTAATTTTACACCAAATTAA
- a CDS encoding translocation protein TolB: MNLMNSFLRMTAVAFAVALLPVASHATIDTIAVDVGISVFKTMPIGVVPFAEPQKSIDWIEEKPHQIVTRDANLSGRFEVIASDKFNLPLFSKAHAKHYVTGKVTPEGGKLRVECYLYVAQTKDLLLGETYVVDQKDLRRAMHQFFDQVIYRLWGERGVASTKLAYVSKIDGIKQVVVADYDGFHRSQITRDTTISMMPVWMKDNAGLYYVNFKTHRPKLYSKMFGGTEKSVFPQLDQTYSPAVNPKTGELLFSSTVDGKTDLYIGNPATGKAKKFAYLKSNQTSPAWSPYASEVMFTSDRGGGPQIFVMGKDGSDLRRVTFMGRYNERAAWSPEGDRIAYTSMDNGHMNIYTCALDGSDIVQLTNNAGNNEHPTWSPDGKLIAFASNRSGSYQIYIMRKDGSNVTRITNSGENTSPTWSFFYDDFKQQKKEGK, encoded by the coding sequence ATGAACTTGATGAACTCTTTTTTGCGCATGACGGCGGTCGCTTTTGCCGTAGCCCTGTTGCCTGTGGCATCACATGCAACCATCGATACGATTGCAGTGGATGTCGGTATTTCGGTGTTCAAGACGATGCCCATAGGCGTTGTCCCTTTCGCGGAACCTCAAAAGTCTATCGACTGGATCGAAGAAAAACCGCACCAGATCGTGACTCGCGACGCGAACCTTTCGGGCCGATTCGAGGTGATTGCCTCGGATAAATTTAACCTGCCCCTATTTAGCAAGGCGCATGCCAAGCATTATGTGACTGGCAAGGTGACGCCCGAAGGTGGAAAACTCAGGGTGGAATGCTACCTGTACGTGGCTCAAACCAAGGACCTGCTTTTGGGTGAAACGTATGTAGTTGACCAGAAAGATCTGCGCCGGGCTATGCATCAGTTCTTCGACCAGGTGATTTACCGCCTGTGGGGGGAACGCGGTGTTGCCTCGACCAAGCTTGCATACGTATCCAAAATCGACGGAATCAAGCAGGTGGTGGTGGCTGACTACGACGGTTTCCATCGCAGCCAGATTACGCGCGATACGACAATCAGCATGATGCCCGTGTGGATGAAGGACAACGCTGGGCTCTACTATGTGAATTTCAAGACGCATCGTCCGAAACTCTATTCCAAGATGTTCGGCGGAACCGAAAAGTCGGTGTTCCCGCAACTGGACCAGACTTACAGCCCGGCGGTGAATCCGAAGACGGGAGAACTCCTTTTCTCGAGTACGGTAGATGGCAAGACGGATCTTTATATCGGAAATCCGGCGACGGGCAAGGCGAAAAAGTTCGCCTACCTCAAGTCGAACCAGACGAGCCCCGCGTGGAGCCCGTATGCTTCCGAAGTGATGTTTACCAGTGACCGTGGCGGTGGACCGCAGATTTTCGTGATGGGCAAGGATGGTTCTGATTTGCGTCGCGTGACCTTTATGGGCCGCTACAATGAACGTGCCGCCTGGTCGCCCGAAGGCGACCGCATCGCCTATACCTCGATGGATAACGGCCACATGAACATTTATACCTGCGCACTCGATGGCTCCGACATTGTACAGCTGACGAACAACGCGGGCAACAATGAACATCCTACCTGGTCGCCCGACGGCAAGCTGATTGCCTTTGCAAGTAACCGCAGCGGCTCGTACCAGATTTACATTATGAGAAAGGACGGATCGAACGTAACGCGAATTACCAATTCCGGTGAGAATACTTCGCCGACGTGGTCTTTTTTCTACGATGATTTTAAACAACAAAAAAAGGAAGGTAAATAA
- a CDS encoding UDP-2,3-diacylglucosamine diphosphatase translates to MKSVAYFISDVHLGVNPPGAVPGREQALVRFLESIKETASHLVIVGDLFEFWYEYNDYVCRNHFDLLFALRELKNSGCEIHLLQGNHDFAYGDFFPKTLGVAVHKELLLEIQGKRLFFRHGDGVAKSDFGYRIMRKVLDFPLNRFLFREIHPDWGMALARFVGRNSRKAGQSRVIKMDEYLHWADANLKKHGCDYCVLGHHHISGIWNVENGIVASAGEWIKKLTYLRMEAGELSIKEFEQSC, encoded by the coding sequence ATGAAATCCGTAGCCTACTTTATTTCAGATGTGCATTTAGGTGTGAATCCGCCAGGAGCTGTTCCCGGTCGTGAACAGGCGTTGGTACGTTTCTTGGAATCCATCAAGGAGACCGCCTCGCATCTAGTGATTGTAGGCGATTTGTTTGAATTCTGGTACGAATACAACGATTACGTTTGTCGCAATCATTTTGACTTGCTTTTCGCCTTGCGTGAATTAAAAAATTCCGGTTGCGAAATTCATTTGTTGCAAGGAAATCACGACTTTGCCTATGGCGATTTTTTTCCAAAGACTCTTGGCGTGGCAGTTCATAAGGAACTTTTGCTAGAAATTCAGGGAAAACGCCTGTTTTTCCGGCATGGCGATGGCGTGGCGAAGTCCGATTTCGGTTACCGGATAATGCGGAAAGTTCTGGATTTCCCGTTAAATCGCTTCTTGTTTCGCGAAATTCACCCGGATTGGGGAATGGCTCTCGCCCGGTTTGTGGGGCGTAACAGCCGTAAAGCAGGGCAGTCGCGCGTTATCAAGATGGACGAGTACCTGCATTGGGCCGATGCGAACTTGAAAAAGCATGGTTGCGATTACTGCGTCCTAGGACACCACCACATTTCGGGAATATGGAATGTGGAAAATGGAATAGTCGCTTCGGCGGGGGAGTGGATAAAAAAACTCACCTACCTCCGGATGGAAGCAGGCGAGCTTAGTATCAAGGAATTCGAACAATCGTGCTAG
- a CDS encoding MotA/TolQ/ExbB proton channel family protein, with protein MNNSVPLLQMLTQSDITTLVILGILAVMSLGSWGIIIVKYIVNTKNQRANVVFFRKFVDVRQFVELQGLCETADDSALKSLTAEVLKEASKFSNFVSYDSIQHRASLLEDTIQRSIEGLRLTEDRYLGFLATCSNLSPFFGLLGTVWGIMVAFFQIGQHGSADLTVVAPGIAMALITTVAGLVVAIPASAGYNYFTARNGQNEISYFNFGSQVLSLFKRGDLLALEEVAG; from the coding sequence TTGAACAATTCGGTTCCTTTACTCCAGATGCTTACGCAGTCCGATATCACGACGCTTGTGATTTTGGGTATCCTTGCGGTGATGTCGCTCGGTTCCTGGGGAATCATCATTGTCAAGTATATCGTGAATACGAAAAACCAACGCGCGAATGTTGTCTTTTTCCGCAAGTTCGTGGATGTGCGCCAGTTCGTGGAACTGCAGGGGCTTTGCGAAACCGCCGATGACAGTGCTCTCAAGAGCCTTACGGCGGAAGTGCTCAAGGAGGCTTCCAAGTTCAGTAACTTCGTGAGCTACGACTCCATTCAGCACCGTGCATCGCTTCTGGAAGATACCATACAGCGCTCGATCGAAGGGCTTCGCCTCACCGAAGACCGCTACCTCGGTTTCTTGGCCACTTGTTCGAACCTTTCCCCGTTCTTTGGACTTCTGGGTACGGTGTGGGGCATTATGGTTGCCTTCTTCCAAATCGGTCAGCACGGTTCGGCGGACCTTACCGTGGTCGCTCCGGGTATTGCCATGGCCTTGATTACAACGGTTGCTGGCCTCGTGGTCGCTATCCCCGCCTCTGCCGGCTATAACTACTTTACCGCTCGCAACGGACAGAACGAAATTTCGTACTTCAACTTCGGCTCCCAGGTGCTCAGTCTCTTTAAGCGCGGTGACTTGCTCGCCCTCGAAGAAGTGGCTGGCTAG
- a CDS encoding carboxypeptidase regulatory-like domain-containing protein, which produces MKMKLFYLACAIAVVFSACSSDKVAGTVTDTGNTVATNEGQVAGVVRRVDGSPASDAVVRMARMAIYDTILHIPEQIEVVTDSDGVYAFDSAIADTFQLAVIDTSVAEVFFLPRTTLKAKALDSITLSKAAIVSSVLFFEDVEDSLVSVGGHFMTCLSGTPFCNDVFAADSFYMLVPSGEWTLEFFPGDSMMVARLQSLGFADSLIYRSWDLGKVKAGDTVNPGPFVWSTTTNVDTLIKEAEKETEKEPENMARLTGTILCKNGNPCADVEVMTIRDIYGFEFVEGDSLEFVSETVTDSLGRWWLPLPDTLPGDSFRIEFRKRQDDLVTQVGVSRYLTAKEIKGLKDTLKVGKVTLSKPSALESGVSLVVDREDSSQSSNCMVNSVVVGIKGTSHFVRDATCNPIILSDLPTGSQKVVLYSGIPKAIEALRAKSSIPMSYYVTLTAVSLPEGNIQRQQWMTYTPPNQNIFK; this is translated from the coding sequence ATGAAAATGAAGCTTTTTTACCTGGCGTGTGCAATTGCTGTGGTGTTTTCTGCTTGCAGCAGCGACAAGGTTGCAGGTACCGTTACCGATACGGGCAATACGGTTGCCACAAATGAAGGACAGGTTGCTGGTGTTGTTCGTCGCGTAGACGGTAGCCCTGCATCGGATGCGGTCGTTCGCATGGCACGTATGGCCATTTACGATACGATTCTGCATATTCCTGAACAGATCGAAGTCGTTACCGATTCCGATGGCGTGTACGCATTTGATTCCGCTATAGCCGATACGTTCCAGCTTGCAGTTATCGATACGTCGGTAGCGGAAGTGTTTTTCCTGCCGCGTACCACGCTCAAGGCCAAGGCCCTGGACAGTATTACGCTTTCGAAAGCCGCCATTGTCAGTAGCGTTCTTTTCTTTGAAGATGTCGAAGATTCCTTGGTGTCGGTGGGTGGGCACTTTATGACCTGCCTGTCGGGAACCCCGTTCTGTAACGATGTCTTTGCGGCGGATAGTTTCTATATGCTGGTGCCTTCGGGAGAATGGACCTTGGAATTTTTCCCGGGCGACTCCATGATGGTGGCGCGTCTCCAGTCTCTGGGCTTTGCCGACAGCCTCATCTACCGTAGCTGGGACTTGGGAAAGGTGAAGGCCGGTGATACCGTTAATCCTGGTCCGTTTGTTTGGAGTACGACGACCAACGTAGACACCCTGATTAAGGAAGCTGAAAAGGAAACCGAAAAGGAACCTGAAAACATGGCTCGCCTTACGGGAACGATCCTTTGCAAGAACGGCAATCCCTGTGCCGATGTCGAAGTGATGACGATTCGCGATATTTACGGATTTGAATTTGTAGAAGGCGATTCCCTGGAATTCGTGTCCGAAACCGTGACCGATAGCCTTGGCCGCTGGTGGTTGCCGCTTCCCGATACGTTGCCGGGAGATTCCTTTAGAATTGAATTCCGCAAGCGTCAGGACGACCTGGTGACTCAGGTGGGTGTTTCTCGCTATCTGACGGCCAAGGAAATTAAGGGACTGAAGGATACCCTTAAGGTTGGAAAAGTGACTCTTTCGAAACCTTCGGCGCTGGAAAGCGGAGTTAGCCTTGTGGTTGACCGTGAAGATTCCTCGCAGTCGAGCAACTGCATGGTGAATAGCGTGGTGGTCGGCATCAAGGGAACGTCTCATTTTGTGCGAGATGCGACCTGTAATCCGATCATTTTGTCTGACTTGCCGACGGGAAGCCAAAAGGTCGTTCTTTATTCGGGTATTCCGAAAGCGATCGAGGCCTTGCGTGCGAAATCGAGCATTCCGATGTCCTATTATGTGACCCTTACGGCGGTTTCTCTCCCCGAAGGGAACATTCAGCGGCAGCAGTGGATGACTTATACTCCACCAAATCAAAATATTTTCAAATAA
- a CDS encoding TIGR02147 family protein, producing MNVYAYYNYRKYLQDYYDYRKSVQRYFSYRSFAKKAGYSSSGFYLDLVRGRKSLTPQMLPKFIAALGLNEKEGRYFTLMVDFTHATTPASKQAIFEQMSALLPSAIKSLTKSQQEYYSKWYYVAVREALSVLDVGPKNIQELALFLNPRITLPQAKQAIQLLLSMQLIELDEKGFYRSVNKAIFSGSEISSLFVHQFQKQMMDLGKDALDHYSTERRNVSCMTMSVSAEGLERIISKIDLFRKEVVDIIRSDEGETMVCQMNIQFFPLSKEKVELPPEAEEEK from the coding sequence ATGAACGTATACGCTTACTACAACTACCGAAAGTATTTGCAGGACTATTACGATTACCGTAAGTCTGTGCAACGCTACTTTTCTTACAGGTCCTTTGCCAAGAAGGCGGGGTATTCCTCGTCGGGGTTCTATCTGGATCTGGTCCGCGGGCGCAAGTCGCTTACGCCCCAGATGTTGCCCAAGTTTATCGCGGCTCTCGGCCTGAACGAAAAGGAAGGCCGCTACTTTACGCTGATGGTGGACTTCACGCATGCGACTACGCCGGCCTCTAAGCAGGCAATCTTCGAACAGATGTCCGCACTTCTCCCGAGTGCGATAAAGTCGCTGACCAAGAGCCAACAGGAATACTATAGCAAGTGGTATTACGTGGCGGTCCGCGAGGCGCTGTCCGTTCTCGATGTGGGTCCCAAGAATATCCAGGAACTGGCCCTGTTCCTCAACCCGCGCATCACGCTTCCGCAGGCAAAGCAGGCGATTCAGCTGCTTTTGTCGATGCAGTTGATTGAACTGGACGAAAAGGGCTTTTACCGCTCGGTAAACAAGGCTATCTTTAGCGGTTCCGAAATTTCGTCGCTTTTCGTTCATCAGTTCCAGAAGCAGATGATGGATCTGGGTAAAGATGCCCTGGACCATTACAGTACCGAACGCAGAAATGTATCTTGTATGACGATGAGTGTTTCTGCTGAAGGCCTGGAGCGTATCATCAGCAAGATTGACCTTTTCCGCAAGGAAGTGGTCGACATCATTCGCTCCGACGAAGGGGAGACGATGGTGTGTCAGATGAATATTCAGTTTTTCCCGCTGAGCAAGGAAAAGGTTGAACTGCCACCCGAGGCCGAGGAGGAAAAATGA